The Onthophagus taurus isolate NC chromosome 2, IU_Otau_3.0, whole genome shotgun sequence genome includes a window with the following:
- the LOC111426146 gene encoding cystinosin-like — protein MCSSKSVIFCCSVFILLLVNLGECNLEFAEKNLNLLTDETKVIQLIIRNLTDTNIRFIVEHTGILEVTPYGDPNDTENDFKIQNVSIRALKAGETLLFTNESSSSNQAFIRVQVYKNQSVEVISLIMGWAYFLAWSISFYPQIWENYKRKSVIGLNFDFLVINLTGYVCYAAFNLGLYYIPEIRAQYAERYPFSIVSVLPNDIFFTIHALILTIYTCLQCFWYDKGDQTISWFGYAFHVVTGIITVVTMILCFVNYILWLDFLYIMSYIKLTVTICKYGPQAIMNYQRKSTDGWSIGMVLLDVAGGIFCTLQMFLNAYNYEKWEWILENPTKLWLGVLSLLFDFFFMAQHYCLYNKNHGLTRKRQQTIDLRMDPQNEKESLPV, from the exons ATGTGTTCATCAAAGagtgttattttttgttgtagtgTATTTATTCTACTGTTAG ttAACCTTGGAGAATGTAACCTTGAGTTTGCAGAGAAGAATCTCAATTTATTAACAGACGAAACCAAAGTGATACAGTTAATAATAAG aAATTTAACAGATACAAACATAAGATTTATTGTAGAACATACTGGAATATTAGAAGTAACTCCTTATGGAGACCCCAATGATACAGagaatgattttaaaattcaaaatgttaGTATACGTGCTCTTAAAGCAGGAGAAACTCTTTTATTTACAAACGAATCATCAag cTCGAATCAAGCTTTCATACGGGTTCAAGTCTATAAAAATCAATCGGTTGAAGTTATATCATTGATTATGGGTTGGGCTTACTTTTTAGCTTGGTCCATATCGTTTTATCCTCAAATTTGGGAAaactacaaaagaaaaag tgttatagGTTTAAACTTCGACTTTTTAGTAATAAATCTAACAGGATATGTTTGCTATGCAGCATTTAATTTGGGATTATACTACATTCCTGAAATTAGG GCTCAATATGCTGAAAGATACCCTTTTAGTATAGTTTCCGTCCTACCaaacgatattttttttacaattcatGCTTTAATTCTTACAATATACACATGCCTCCAATGTTTTTGGTACGATAAAGGTGACCAAACAATTTCCTGGTTCGGTTACGCTTTTCATGTTGTTACCGGGATAATCACAGTGGTTACAATGATTCTATGTTTCGTTAATTATATATTATGGTTGGATTTCTTATACATTATGTCGTACATAAAATTGACCGTTACGATTTGTAAATATGGTCCTCAAGCCATTATGAATTACCAAAGAAAAAGCACGGATGGTTGGAGTATAGGAATGGTTCTTTTAGATGTTGCTGGTGGAATATTTTGTACTTTGCAAATGTTTTTGAATGCTTACAATTAcg aaaaatgGGAATGGATTTTAGAAAATCCAACGAAACTGTGGTTAGGAGTTTTATCACTTTTATTTGACTTTTTCTTTATGGCTCAACATTATTGTCTTTACAACAAAAATCACGGTTTGACGAGAAAACGACAACAAACGATTGATCTCCGAATGGACCctcaaaatgaaaaagaaagtCTTCCTGtgtaa